A part of Spirochaetaceae bacterium genomic DNA contains:
- a CDS encoding LLM class flavin-dependent oxidoreductase, with translation MKFGIQVNVYGVTWDEIARSINAMEAGPWHSLWFADHFFPPWGGPKGQRSSEHRPAFEGYTMAAVAAGMTSKLRLGHLVLGNTYRNPALLAKMATSLDQASKGRFTLSLGAAWCEREHYGFGWKFPTMRERSDRFEEACKLIRTLFTTEGPIDFRGRYYWADQLQMSPGCYQKPHIPILVGGTGERRTLRTLAKYGDMLNLDGWAGQGVSLDMFRHKVSVLERHCERVGRDPAEIRRTILMPIVVGDDAAAEKAGAALTKSLGEGTMVGSRQQVVDRIGVLIDEGVDEIMFGNIPTGNVEEIQRIEQEIVAAFD, from the coding sequence ATGAAGTTCGGAATCCAGGTCAACGTCTACGGTGTCACCTGGGACGAGATTGCGCGTTCGATCAACGCCATGGAGGCGGGGCCATGGCACAGCCTCTGGTTCGCCGACCATTTCTTCCCGCCGTGGGGCGGGCCCAAGGGCCAGCGCTCGAGCGAGCACCGGCCGGCGTTCGAGGGCTACACGATGGCCGCGGTCGCCGCCGGCATGACCAGCAAGCTGCGGCTCGGGCACCTGGTGCTGGGCAACACCTACCGCAACCCGGCGCTGCTCGCCAAGATGGCCACCTCGCTCGACCAGGCATCCAAGGGCCGGTTTACCCTGTCGCTGGGCGCCGCCTGGTGCGAGCGCGAGCACTACGGCTTCGGGTGGAAGTTCCCGACCATGCGCGAACGCTCGGACCGCTTCGAGGAGGCGTGCAAGCTGATCCGCACGCTGTTCACCACCGAGGGGCCGATCGACTTCCGCGGCCGCTACTACTGGGCCGACCAGTTGCAGATGTCTCCGGGCTGCTACCAGAAGCCGCACATTCCGATCCTGGTGGGCGGTACCGGCGAGCGGCGCACCCTGCGCACCCTGGCCAAGTACGGCGACATGCTCAACCTGGACGGCTGGGCCGGGCAGGGCGTGTCGCTGGATATGTTCCGCCACAAGGTGTCGGTGCTGGAGCGCCATTGCGAGCGCGTCGGGCGCGACCCGGCCGAGATCCGGCGCACCATCCTGATGCCGATCGTGGTCGGCGACGACGCCGCGGCAGAGAAGGCGGGCGCTGCCCTGACCAAGTCGTTGGGCGAGGGCACGATGGTGGGCAGCCGCCAGCAGGTGGTGGACCGGATCGGCGTGCTGATCGACGAGGGGGTCGACGAGATCATGTTCGGCAATATCCCGACCGGCAACGTCGAGGAGATCCAGCGCATCGAGCAGGAGATCGTCGCCGCCTTCGACTGA